A portion of the Lolium rigidum isolate FL_2022 chromosome 1, APGP_CSIRO_Lrig_0.1, whole genome shotgun sequence genome contains these proteins:
- the LOC124691203 gene encoding putative methylesterase 14, chloroplastic — protein sequence MGNAFASCMSGKQHRGAALASRSKRMGSARTPRGGAAKLTPAEEEMLHRQALAMAIHQHLDAGGSMSRRIDAGGASMSRRIGPGNTSSRRHGNLPDSVTNAKTVQVVLENLETKKIVLVHGEGFGAWCWYKTISLLEEAGLDPVALDLAGSGIDHTDANSIATLEEYSKPLIDYLRELPENEKVVLVGHSCGGASVSYALEHCPEKISKAVFLTATMVKDSQKPFDVFSEELASADVFLQESQFLLYGNGKDKPPTGLRFDKQQIKGLYFNQSPSKDIALAAVSMRPIPLAPIMEKLALTAEKYGTVRRYFIQTLDDHMLSPDAQEKLVRENPPDGIFKIKGGDHCPFFSKPQSLHKILVEIAQIQAPATLLPGKAISEEVEENAEKS from the exons ATGGGCAACGCGTTCGCGTCGTGCATGTCGGGCAAGCAGCACCGGGGCGCGGCCCTGGCGTCGCGCAGCAAGCGGATGGGGAGCGCGCGGACACCGCGGGGCGGGGCCGCCAAGCTgacgccggcggaggaggagatgCTGCACCGCCAGGCGCTCGCCATGGCCATCCACCAGCACCTCGACGCCGGAGGCTCCATGTCGCGCCGCATCGACGCCGGCGGTGCCTCCATGTCCCGCCGGATCGGCCCTGGCAACACCAGCTCCCGCCGCCACGGCAACCTCCCGGACTCCGTCACGAATGCCAAGACT GTCCAAGTTGTTTTAGAGAATTTAGAAACCAAGAAAATCGTTCTTGTCCATGGGGAAGGATTTGGCGCTTGGTGTTGGTACAAGACCATCTCTCTCTTGGAGGAAGCTGGTCTTGACCCTGTTGCCTTAGACCTAGCAGGTTCTGGCATAGACCACACTGATGCAAATAGCATAGCTACGTTGGAAGAGTACTCAAAGCCCCTAATTGATTACCTCCGTGAACTCCCTGAGAATGAGAAG GTAGTTTTGGTCGGTCATAGCTGTGGAGGTGCAAGTGTGTCATATGCCTTAGAACACTGCCCAGAAAAGATCTCAAAGGCTGTATTTCTTACCGCCACAATGGTAAAGGATAGCCAGAAGCCCTTTGACGTGTTCTCTGAAGAA CTTGCATCGGCAGATGTTTTCTTGCAAGAATCACAGTTTTTACTGTATGGAAATGGGAAGGACAAGCCTCCAACTGGGCTCAGGTTTGACAAACAGCAGATCAAGGGGTTATATTTCAACCAGAGTCCTTCTAAG GATATCGCACTGGCCGCTGTGTCCATGAGGCCCATCCCCTTAGCCCCAATCATGGAGAAACTCGCCCTCACCGCAGAGAAGTACGGCACTGTCCGCCGCTACTTCATCCAGACGCTTGACGACCACATGCTGTCGCCTGACGCCCAGGAGAAGCTTGTCCGGGAGAACCCGCCTGATGGGATCTTCAAGATAAAGGGCGGCGACCACTGCCCCTTCTTCTCGAAGCCACAGTCCCTTCACAAGATCTTGGTCGAGATTGCACAGATCCAAGCTCCGGCAACGCTGTTGCCGGGTAAAGCCATTTCAGAAGAAGTAGAAGAAAACGCGGAGAAATCATGA